One window from the genome of Ferrimicrobium sp. encodes:
- a CDS encoding aldo/keto reductase has translation MTDFTGGEFAIGETLRVGRLGYGAMQITGPGVWGPPRDPAEAKQVLRRAVELGVTLIDTADSYGPYVSEELIHEALYPYPEALAIATKAGLVRTGPGVWVPVGRPAYLRQEAEMSLRRLGVDRLDLFQLHRVDPDVPLADQVGLLAELQAEGKVDRIGLSEVTVAQIEEARTYATIDSVQNLYNVANRQSEEVLQYCEASGIAFIPWFPIQTGALAQGDGALGEVARELGVSPAQVALAWLLAKSPVMLPIPGTSSVAHVEENIAAAEIELTVEQLARLDGLAS, from the coding sequence ATGACAGATTTTACTGGTGGAGAGTTTGCGATCGGTGAAACATTGCGAGTAGGAAGGCTTGGCTACGGCGCGATGCAGATCACAGGTCCTGGAGTCTGGGGACCCCCTCGGGATCCAGCGGAGGCGAAGCAGGTGCTGCGCCGAGCAGTCGAACTCGGGGTGACGCTGATCGACACGGCAGATTCTTATGGACCCTATGTCAGTGAAGAGCTCATCCATGAGGCGCTATATCCGTACCCAGAGGCGCTGGCCATCGCAACGAAGGCGGGTCTCGTACGTACCGGACCGGGTGTCTGGGTGCCGGTGGGTCGTCCAGCCTACCTTCGACAGGAGGCGGAGATGAGTCTTCGCCGACTTGGTGTTGATCGGTTGGATCTTTTCCAACTCCATCGCGTTGATCCCGATGTCCCCTTGGCAGACCAGGTCGGGCTCTTGGCGGAACTTCAAGCAGAGGGCAAGGTGGATAGGATTGGCCTATCGGAGGTCACGGTAGCCCAGATTGAGGAGGCGCGGACCTACGCCACAATTGATTCGGTTCAAAACCTCTATAACGTGGCCAATCGCCAGTCTGAGGAGGTTCTTCAGTACTGTGAAGCATCGGGTATCGCGTTCATCCCCTGGTTCCCGATTCAGACAGGGGCACTTGCGCAAGGTGACGGTGCACTCGGTGAGGTGGCACGCGAGCTCGGTGTAAGCCCAGCACAGGTCGCATTGGCCTGGCTGCTCGCAAAATCACCGGTGATGCTACCGATACCTGGAACCTCCAGTGTGGCCCACGTCGAGGAGAATATCGCCGCAGCGGAGATCGAGCTCACAGTGGAGCAGTTGGCGCGACTGGATGGCCTAGCCTCGTAG